In Actinoplanes derwentensis, the following proteins share a genomic window:
- a CDS encoding SIMPL domain-containing protein, with the protein MNRSFVSMPALVALAATTALLGGAPATAAPTTAAATVDVPWESVQVSGVGQVYGEPDTLTANFAAESSADTVGAALSGATSAATKMRNALVGGGIAKIDLQTSNVDINPKTDDKGKITGYTVNQGLTATIRNLTRAGGLITDTVRAGGDAARLSGVAFAIGDDSKLLAEARKKAIAEARGKAELYAREAGRPLGRVLRISESSPGFGYPGEQFRTYAGMAADKAVPLEPGRQKLTATVSVEWALGPVPSN; encoded by the coding sequence ATGAATCGGTCATTTGTCTCCATGCCGGCGCTCGTCGCGCTGGCGGCAACCACCGCGCTGCTCGGCGGCGCCCCGGCGACGGCGGCCCCGACCACGGCCGCGGCGACCGTCGACGTGCCCTGGGAGAGTGTGCAGGTCAGCGGCGTCGGCCAGGTGTACGGCGAGCCGGACACCCTGACCGCCAACTTCGCGGCCGAGAGCAGTGCCGACACCGTCGGAGCCGCCCTCAGCGGTGCCACCTCGGCGGCCACCAAGATGCGGAACGCGCTCGTCGGTGGCGGCATCGCCAAGATCGACCTGCAGACGTCCAACGTTGACATCAACCCCAAGACCGACGACAAGGGAAAGATCACCGGCTACACGGTGAATCAGGGGCTCACCGCGACGATCCGGAACCTGACCCGCGCCGGGGGACTCATCACCGACACGGTCCGGGCCGGTGGCGACGCGGCCCGGCTCAGCGGAGTGGCGTTCGCGATCGGCGACGACAGCAAACTGCTCGCCGAGGCCCGTAAGAAGGCGATCGCCGAGGCCCGCGGGAAGGCCGAACTGTACGCCCGCGAGGCCGGCCGTCCACTCGGCCGGGTCCTGCGGATCAGCGAATCGTCACCCGGATTCGGCTACCCCGGTGAACAGTTCCGGACATACGCCGGGATGGCCGCGGACAAGGCCGTGCCGCTCGAACCGGGCCGCCAGAAGCTGACCGCGACCGTCTCGGTGGAGTGGGCGCTCGGCCCCGTCCCGTCGAACTAG
- a CDS encoding NUDIX hydrolase — protein MPVPEFIIALRNKIGHDPLPLPGVVAVVLDEQGRVLMVRRSDTGEWALTTGCLEPGEQPAAGAVREVREETGVDVVVERLLSVETLDLEVLPNGDQVHWLAIGLLCRVVGGQARVNDDESVEVGWFAPDEVPPLPPHQQRCLTHARSGDRRAMTPGTAAGQWTA, from the coding sequence ATGCCCGTACCGGAATTCATCATCGCCCTGCGAAACAAGATCGGGCACGACCCGTTACCGCTGCCCGGCGTCGTCGCCGTGGTGCTCGACGAACAGGGGCGGGTGCTGATGGTCCGGCGTTCGGACACCGGTGAGTGGGCGCTGACCACCGGATGCCTGGAGCCGGGGGAGCAGCCGGCCGCCGGTGCCGTCCGGGAGGTCCGGGAGGAGACCGGCGTCGACGTCGTGGTGGAGCGGCTGCTGTCGGTGGAGACCCTGGACCTGGAGGTGCTGCCGAACGGCGACCAGGTCCACTGGCTCGCGATCGGTCTGCTGTGCCGGGTCGTCGGCGGGCAGGCCCGGGTGAACGACGACGAATCGGTGGAGGTCGGCTGGTTCGCACCGGACGAGGTTCCGCCGCTGCCACCCCACCAGCAGCGATGCCTGACGCACGCGCGCTCCGGCGACCGCCGGGCGATGACGCCGGGCACGGCGGCCGGTCAGTGGACGGCCTGA